The Pelmatolapia mariae isolate MD_Pm_ZW linkage group LG10_11, Pm_UMD_F_2, whole genome shotgun sequence genome includes a region encoding these proteins:
- the LOC134637479 gene encoding heart- and neural crest derivatives-expressed protein 1-like isoform X2 codes for MNLIGGYQHHHHLMHEPFPFVQRCHQDAPYFQSWVVNHGEVPPDFQIQAPYPAAELGAPGTTHDARLEGLQAGMGKRRASGPKKERRRTESINTAFAELRECIPNVPADTKLSKIKTLRLATSYIAYLMDVLAKDSGETEGFKAEIKKFENRDLKRKRELTDGLPESLGAEKKVKGRTGWPQQVWALELNQ; via the exons ATGAACCTCATCGGGGGCTACCAGCATCACCACCACCTGATGCACGAACCTTTCCCTTTCGTCCAGCGGTGTCACCAGGATGCACCGTACTTCCAGAGCTGGGTGGTGAACCACGGCGAAGTGCCCCCCGATTTCCAGATTCAGGCGCCCTACCCAGCCGCGGAGCTGGGAGCGCCCGGAACGACGCACGATGCCCGGCTGGAAGGGCTCCAGGCCGGGATGGGAAAGAGGAGAGCGTCGGGGCCGAAGAAGGAGCGCCGGAGGACGGAAAGCATCAACACAGCGTTCGCCGAGCTCAGGGAGTGCATCCCCAACGTGCCGGCGGACACAAAACTgtcaaaaatcaaaactttacGCCTGGCGACCAGTTACATCGCTTATCTGATGGACGTCCTGGCCAAAGACTCCGGGGAGACGGAGGGCTTTAAAGCCGAAATTAAGAAATTTGAAAACCGGGATTTGAAACGAAAACGGGAGCTG ACCGACGGCCTGCCGGAGTCCTTAGGAGCCGAGAAGAAGGTGAAAGGCCGGACCGGGTGGCCGCAGCAGGTCTGGGCTCTGGAGCTGAACCAGTGA
- the LOC134637479 gene encoding heart- and neural crest derivatives-expressed protein 1-like isoform X1: MNLIGGYQHHHHLMHEPFPFVQRCHQDAPYFQSWVVNHGEVPPDFQIQAPYPAAELGAPGTTHDARLEGLQAGMGKRRASGPKKERRRTESINTAFAELRECIPNVPADTKLSKIKTLRLATSYIAYLMDVLAKDSGETEGFKAEIKKFENRDLKRKRELVSYECRSETDGLPESLGAEKKVKGRTGWPQQVWALELNQ; the protein is encoded by the exons ATGAACCTCATCGGGGGCTACCAGCATCACCACCACCTGATGCACGAACCTTTCCCTTTCGTCCAGCGGTGTCACCAGGATGCACCGTACTTCCAGAGCTGGGTGGTGAACCACGGCGAAGTGCCCCCCGATTTCCAGATTCAGGCGCCCTACCCAGCCGCGGAGCTGGGAGCGCCCGGAACGACGCACGATGCCCGGCTGGAAGGGCTCCAGGCCGGGATGGGAAAGAGGAGAGCGTCGGGGCCGAAGAAGGAGCGCCGGAGGACGGAAAGCATCAACACAGCGTTCGCCGAGCTCAGGGAGTGCATCCCCAACGTGCCGGCGGACACAAAACTgtcaaaaatcaaaactttacGCCTGGCGACCAGTTACATCGCTTATCTGATGGACGTCCTGGCCAAAGACTCCGGGGAGACGGAGGGCTTTAAAGCCGAAATTAAGAAATTTGAAAACCGGGATTTGAAACGAAAACGGGAGCTGGTAAGTTACGAGTGTCGAAGTGAA ACCGACGGCCTGCCGGAGTCCTTAGGAGCCGAGAAGAAGGTGAAAGGCCGGACCGGGTGGCCGCAGCAGGTCTGGGCTCTGGAGCTGAACCAGTGA